The Azospirillaceae bacterium genome includes a region encoding these proteins:
- the purM gene encoding phosphoribosylformylglycinamidine cyclo-ligase — MSPTNRYTYKDAGVDIDAGAALVEAIKPAARSTARIGADAALGGFGALFDLKAAGFRDPILVSTTDGVGTKLKVAIEAGKHDTVGIDLVAMCVNDLVVQGAEPLFFLDYFATGKLDVDSARQVVEGIAAGCRQAGCALIGGETAEMPGMYAAGDYDLAGFAVGAVERGGVLPRGDVAAGDVLLGLASSGVHSNGYSLVRRIVEGAGLGYDAPCPFQPGVPLGEALLAPTRIYVKPALAAVKAGVVKAFAHITGGGLLENVPRVLPDGLGADFDARAWPLPPVFGWLMRQGGLDAQEMARTFNCGLGLVAVCAPDAAAEAERILRDAGETVFRVGTVVPRAAAVGGATPDRVVVEGAEAAWRA; from the coding sequence ATGAGCCCGACCAATCGCTACACCTACAAGGATGCTGGTGTCGACATCGATGCTGGGGCTGCCCTTGTTGAAGCCATCAAACCAGCCGCCCGCAGTACCGCGCGCATCGGAGCGGATGCCGCGCTCGGGGGATTCGGCGCGCTCTTCGACCTGAAGGCGGCCGGGTTCCGCGACCCGATCCTTGTGTCCACCACCGATGGGGTGGGAACCAAGCTGAAGGTCGCGATCGAGGCCGGCAAGCACGACACCGTGGGCATCGACCTGGTGGCGATGTGCGTCAACGACCTGGTGGTCCAAGGCGCGGAGCCCCTGTTCTTCCTGGACTATTTCGCCACCGGGAAACTGGATGTGGATTCGGCCCGCCAGGTCGTGGAAGGCATTGCCGCCGGTTGCCGCCAGGCGGGCTGCGCATTGATCGGCGGCGAAACGGCTGAAATGCCGGGCATGTACGCCGCCGGCGACTACGACTTGGCCGGTTTCGCCGTCGGCGCGGTCGAGCGGGGCGGCGTCCTGCCCCGCGGCGACGTCGCCGCGGGGGACGTGCTGCTGGGGCTCGCCTCGTCGGGCGTCCATTCGAACGGTTATTCCCTGGTGCGGCGTATCGTCGAAGGCGCGGGGCTGGGCTACGACGCGCCCTGCCCGTTCCAACCCGGCGTCCCCCTTGGCGAAGCCTTGCTGGCGCCGACGCGCATCTATGTGAAGCCCGCGCTGGCCGCCGTGAAGGCGGGCGTGGTGAAGGCGTTCGCCCACATCACGGGCGGTGGCCTGCTTGAGAATGTGCCACGCGTATTGCCGGACGGGCTGGGTGCGGATTTCGACGCCCGTGCCTGGCCCCTGCCCCCGGTGTTCGGCTGGCTGATGCGCCAGGGCGGCCTGGATGCGCAGGAAATGGCGCGCACATTCAATTGTGGGCTCGGCCTCGTGGCGGTGTGCGCCCCGGATGCCGCGGCGGAGGCGGAGCGGATCCTGCGCGACGCTGGCGAAACCGTATTCCGCGTCGGCACCGTGGTGCCGCGAGCCGCAGCCGTGGGCGGGGCAACCCCCGACCGCGTCGTCGTCGAAGGGGCGGAGGCCGCGTGGCGCGCCTGA
- the purN gene encoding phosphoribosylglycinamide formyltransferase — MARLKLGVLISGRGSNLQALLDAAAGPSFPAEVVLVLSNKAEAAGLDRARSAGVTADAISHKDFADREGFERALSERLERAGVELVCLAGFMRVLTPWFVDRWRDRLINIHPSLLPSFPGLDTHARALAAGVRIHGCTVHYVRAGVDDGPILVQAAVPVLPDDDETRLAARVLTAEHHCYPLAVRLIAENRVRLEGDHARVEADPAGETVLLNPAH; from the coding sequence GTGGCGCGCCTGAAACTCGGCGTCCTGATTTCGGGCCGCGGAAGCAACCTGCAGGCGCTGCTGGACGCAGCGGCCGGCCCATCGTTCCCGGCCGAAGTCGTGCTGGTCCTCTCCAATAAGGCGGAGGCGGCCGGGCTCGACCGCGCACGCTCGGCCGGGGTCACTGCGGATGCCATCTCCCACAAGGACTTCGCCGACCGGGAGGGCTTCGAGCGCGCCCTTTCCGAACGGCTGGAGCGGGCGGGCGTCGAGCTGGTCTGCCTGGCGGGCTTCATGCGCGTGCTCACGCCGTGGTTCGTCGACCGCTGGCGGGACCGGTTGATCAACATCCACCCATCCCTGTTGCCGTCGTTCCCGGGCCTGGATACCCACGCCCGGGCCTTGGCCGCAGGTGTCAGGATCCATGGCTGCACCGTGCATTATGTGCGGGCGGGGGTGGACGACGGGCCGATCCTCGTCCAGGCGGCCGTGCCGGTTTTGCCGGACGACGACGAGACCCGCTTGGCCGCGCGCGTGCTGACGGCGGAGCACCATTGTTATCCCCTGGCAGTCCGCCTGATCGCCGAGAACCGCGTTCGGCTCGAGGGGGACCATGCGCGGGTCGAAGCGGATCCGGCCGGAGAAACGGTTCTGCTCAACCCCGCCCATTGA
- a CDS encoding aa3-type cytochrome c oxidase subunit IV, with protein MATPNKTNGKAFDPTWHAQTWTGFTKFLTYSVVGVVVTLVVLALLLL; from the coding sequence ATGGCAACCCCGAACAAGACCAACGGCAAGGCGTTCGACCCGACTTGGCACGCGCAGACGTGGACCGGCTTTACCAAGTTCCTGACCTATTCGGTTGTGGGCGTGGTGGTTACGCTGGTGGTCCTCGCTCTGCTCCTGCTCTGA
- a CDS encoding ATP-binding protein: MKARSAVAAPTPGDLPGLLAALPDPVIRFDLTGRCLWAHLPPPFPAPAQDPVGLPLREILGGGAADLVDGAKSVCAGIMAPVPNIQVGDDQNARFYEVRLTATSAAAGDVFAVLRDVTSQTLSELRLTSTVEAISEPFAIWDADDRLLICNSAYRRFLPHTYDLVQPGILFSDLLVKAIERGAFKLDGTSVDAFIADQTARRSASLPREVALADGRWILTRTVQLPHGGRANLSADVTTLKEREFALSAARKQQEELASALSDAASSLELARREAVAARLDAEAASRAKSDLLARVSHELRTPLNAVIGFAEILSGEVFGPLGDPRYVEYSHDIQASGRHLLSLINDIIDLSRLESGSYRLEISAVDLADPITAVVRLIQQNALRKGVDVVAETAGAPWANVDERAVRQILINLVGNAVKFTPSGGRVVVSTATDSSGDILLMVRDTGVGIPENEVAGLFTPFTRASNSDLSSDGGTGLGLAIVRSLTDLHGGEVSLTSRLGEGTTVTVRLPASRVITPNKPLMPWNIVDG, translated from the coding sequence ATGAAAGCCCGGTCTGCAGTGGCAGCCCCCACGCCGGGGGACCTGCCGGGCCTTCTCGCCGCGTTGCCGGATCCCGTCATTCGGTTTGACCTTACCGGCCGTTGTCTTTGGGCCCATCTGCCGCCCCCTTTTCCCGCCCCGGCACAGGATCCGGTCGGGCTGCCGCTGAGGGAAATCCTGGGGGGCGGCGCGGCCGATCTGGTGGACGGGGCTAAGTCCGTTTGCGCCGGCATCATGGCGCCGGTGCCCAACATCCAGGTCGGGGACGACCAGAACGCGCGCTTCTACGAAGTTCGGCTGACGGCCACATCCGCTGCGGCGGGTGACGTTTTCGCCGTTCTTCGTGACGTGACGTCCCAAACCCTGAGCGAATTGCGGCTGACCTCCACCGTCGAGGCCATTTCGGAACCCTTCGCAATCTGGGATGCGGACGACCGTCTGCTGATCTGCAACAGCGCCTACCGGCGTTTCCTTCCCCACACATACGACTTGGTCCAGCCTGGGATCCTCTTCTCCGACCTCCTGGTCAAGGCGATCGAGAGGGGCGCGTTCAAGCTGGACGGAACGTCGGTCGACGCCTTCATCGCGGACCAGACGGCCCGTCGGAGCGCGTCACTCCCGCGCGAGGTCGCCTTGGCCGATGGGCGCTGGATCCTGACGCGGACCGTTCAATTGCCGCACGGCGGGCGCGCCAACCTGTCCGCCGACGTCACCACCCTGAAGGAACGCGAATTCGCCCTGTCGGCAGCCCGCAAACAGCAGGAGGAGCTGGCAAGCGCGCTGTCGGATGCGGCATCGAGCCTGGAACTGGCCCGTCGCGAGGCGGTCGCCGCCCGCTTGGACGCCGAAGCAGCAAGCCGGGCCAAATCAGACCTCCTCGCGCGCGTCAGTCACGAACTCCGCACACCCCTGAATGCGGTGATCGGATTCGCGGAGATCCTGTCGGGCGAAGTGTTCGGTCCGCTGGGCGATCCACGCTACGTCGAATACAGTCACGACATCCAAGCCAGCGGCAGGCACCTGCTGTCGTTGATCAACGACATCATTGACCTGTCGCGTTTGGAGTCCGGCAGCTACAGGCTGGAAATTTCCGCCGTCGATTTGGCCGACCCGATCACCGCGGTGGTCCGGTTGATCCAGCAGAATGCGCTGCGCAAAGGGGTCGACGTCGTCGCGGAGACCGCCGGTGCGCCATGGGCGAACGTGGACGAGCGCGCAGTGCGGCAGATCCTGATCAACCTGGTCGGCAATGCGGTGAAGTTCACGCCAAGCGGCGGCCGTGTGGTTGTCTCCACGGCCACGGATTCCTCGGGTGACATCCTGTTGATGGTCCGCGACACCGGGGTCGGGATCCCCGAGAATGAGGTTGCGGGGCTGTTCACGCCATTCACGCGGGCCAGCAACAGCGATCTCTCGTCCGATGGCGGTACCGGCCTGGGGCTGGCGATCGTCCGTTCGCTGACGGACCTGCACGGCGGTGAGGTGTCCCTGACCAGCCGGCTCGGCGAAGGCACCACGGTAACGGTTCGGCTGCCGGCGTCCAGGGTCATCACCCCGAATAAGCCGCTCATGCCCTGGAATATCGTGGACGGTTAG
- the ndk gene encoding nucleoside-diphosphate kinase, protein MAVERTLSIIKPDATRRNLTGKINARFEEQGLRIVAQKRVQLTRQQAEQFYAAHSERSFFKDLVEFMVSGPVVVQVLEGENAIQRNRDIMGATNPANAAPGTIRKDFAESIEANSVHGSDSPEAAAREVAFFFSTCEIVG, encoded by the coding sequence ATGGCCGTTGAACGCACCCTGTCGATCATCAAACCCGATGCCACCCGCCGCAACCTGACGGGCAAGATCAATGCCCGCTTCGAGGAGCAGGGGCTGCGCATCGTCGCCCAGAAGCGCGTGCAGCTGACCCGCCAGCAGGCCGAGCAGTTCTACGCCGCCCACTCCGAGCGGTCGTTCTTCAAGGACCTCGTTGAGTTCATGGTGTCGGGGCCGGTGGTGGTCCAGGTGCTCGAAGGCGAGAACGCCATCCAGCGCAACCGCGACATCATGGGCGCCACCAATCCCGCGAACGCCGCGCCGGGCACGATCCGCAAGGATTTCGCCGAAAGCATCGAAGCGAATTCGGTCCACGGGTCGGACAGCCCCGAGGCGGCCGCCCGCGAAGTCGCATTCTTCTTCTCGACCTGCGAAATCGTCGGCTGA
- a CDS encoding ATP-binding cassette domain-containing protein has protein sequence MLQIQDLTYRVGGRLLLDRASVTIPAGHRAAIVGRNGTGKSTLLKLIAGDLQADGGTVSVPTGVRIGMVAQEAPSGDATLLETVLAADKERSALLAEAEAAEDPVRIGEIHARLSDIDAHGAPARAAQILAGLGFDHAAQQRPCSDFSGGWRMRVALAGVLFAAPDLLLLDEPTNHLDLEATVWLQNFLRGYPHTLLIVSHDRDLLNAVPTTTVHLDQMKLTAYAGGFDQFERTRRANLERLEALRTKQEQQRRHMQAFVDRFRYKASKARQAQSRIKALERMQPIAEVLGETPVRFDFPSPGPVAPPLITLDRVAIGYGDRPVLRNIGLRIDPDDRIALLGANGNGKSTLIKLLAGRLAPMSGEMHRPGKLKIGYFAQHQADEFDLSATALAFTARHMPDAPEEKVRAHLGRFGFPQDRAETRIGDMSGGEKARLLFALMSREAPHILLLDEPTNHLDIQSREALVEAINGFEGAVIVISHDPHLIRLTADRLWLVADGTAKPFDGDLEDYERLLLDQRRTERAEGRDGQAAGPNRRDQRRNAAELRAQLAPLRKAAQDAEKLVDRLTAQRKTLSDRLADPALYAGPADAVTRLQIELGELDKRLADAEETWLSAQEALESAAAELGAA, from the coding sequence ATGCTTCAAATCCAGGATCTCACATACCGGGTGGGCGGCCGGCTGCTCCTCGACCGCGCCAGCGTCACCATCCCCGCCGGCCACCGGGCCGCGATCGTGGGCCGGAACGGAACCGGCAAGTCGACGCTCCTGAAGCTGATCGCCGGTGACCTCCAGGCCGATGGCGGAACCGTCAGCGTGCCCACCGGGGTGCGCATCGGTATGGTCGCGCAGGAAGCCCCGTCCGGCGATGCAACCCTGCTGGAAACGGTCCTGGCCGCGGACAAGGAGCGGTCCGCCCTGCTCGCGGAGGCGGAAGCCGCCGAGGATCCCGTGCGGATCGGCGAAATCCACGCGCGCCTGTCGGATATCGATGCCCACGGCGCCCCGGCGCGCGCCGCCCAGATTCTGGCCGGCCTCGGGTTCGACCATGCGGCCCAGCAGCGGCCGTGCAGCGACTTTTCCGGCGGCTGGCGGATGCGCGTCGCCCTGGCCGGCGTGCTGTTCGCCGCCCCCGACCTCCTGCTGCTGGACGAGCCGACGAACCACCTGGACCTGGAAGCCACGGTCTGGCTGCAGAACTTCCTGCGCGGCTACCCGCACACGCTGCTGATCGTCAGCCACGACCGCGACCTCCTGAACGCCGTCCCCACCACGACGGTCCATCTGGACCAGATGAAGCTCACCGCCTACGCGGGTGGCTTCGACCAGTTCGAACGCACCCGCCGTGCCAACCTGGAGCGGCTGGAGGCCCTGCGCACCAAGCAGGAACAGCAGCGCCGGCACATGCAGGCGTTCGTCGACCGGTTCCGCTACAAGGCATCGAAGGCCCGTCAGGCGCAGAGTCGGATCAAGGCGCTCGAACGCATGCAGCCGATCGCCGAGGTGCTGGGCGAAACGCCGGTCCGGTTCGACTTCCCCTCGCCCGGCCCCGTGGCGCCGCCGCTGATCACGCTGGATCGCGTTGCCATTGGCTATGGGGATCGTCCGGTCCTCCGGAACATCGGCCTGCGGATCGACCCCGACGACCGCATTGCACTGCTGGGGGCGAACGGCAACGGCAAGTCCACGCTGATCAAGCTGCTGGCGGGACGCTTGGCCCCGATGTCGGGGGAGATGCATCGGCCGGGCAAGCTGAAGATCGGGTATTTCGCGCAGCATCAGGCGGACGAGTTCGACCTGTCCGCCACCGCACTGGCCTTTACCGCGCGGCACATGCCCGATGCGCCCGAGGAAAAGGTGCGCGCCCACCTCGGCCGATTCGGCTTTCCCCAGGACCGGGCGGAAACCCGGATCGGCGACATGTCCGGCGGGGAAAAGGCGCGGCTGCTGTTCGCCCTGATGAGCCGCGAGGCGCCGCACATCCTGCTGCTGGACGAGCCGACCAACCACCTGGACATCCAAAGCCGCGAGGCGCTGGTCGAGGCGATCAACGGATTCGAGGGCGCCGTCATCGTCATCAGCCACGATCCCCACCTGATCCGCCTGACCGCGGACCGGCTGTGGCTGGTCGCGGACGGCACCGCCAAACCGTTCGACGGCGACCTCGAGGACTACGAGCGGCTATTGCTGGACCAGCGCCGGACGGAACGGGCCGAGGGGCGCGACGGCCAGGCCGCGGGTCCGAACCGGCGCGACCAGCGGCGCAACGCGGCCGAACTGCGTGCGCAACTGGCGCCTTTGCGCAAGGCCGCACAGGACGCCGAGAAGCTGGTCGACCGGCTCACGGCGCAGCGCAAAACCCTGTCCGACCGCTTGGCGGATCCCGCCCTCTACGCCGGACCGGCCGACGCGGTCACCCGCCTCCAGATCGAGTTGGGGGAGCTGGACAAGCGTTTGGCGGACGCCGAGGAAACGTGGCTATCGGCGCAAGAAGCGCTTGAGTCCGCGGCCGCGGAGCTGGGTGCGGCGTAA
- a CDS encoding phospholipid methyltransferase codes for MTLHVPNTQSRAPSNTPSAAALFFKRWIANPLSMGSVTPSSATLRRHIARNVICGDDEIVVEFGGGTGAITQGLLENGIPSSKLYTLEIDGELANYLRAHFPTVNIVEGDARQADALIPAQYVGKVGTVVVGIPMVMLPLDLQREIVDAIFRIMPAGRRFLLYTYCINSPLPTEKLGLKAERLVWTPLNIPPASVFAYSKA; via the coding sequence ATGACGCTGCACGTCCCGAACACGCAATCTCGCGCGCCGAGCAACACGCCCTCGGCGGCCGCGCTGTTCTTCAAGCGCTGGATCGCGAACCCGCTCAGCATGGGTTCGGTGACCCCTTCGTCCGCGACCCTGCGCCGGCACATCGCGCGCAACGTGATCTGCGGCGACGACGAGATCGTCGTGGAATTCGGCGGTGGCACCGGCGCCATCACCCAGGGCCTGCTTGAGAACGGCATTCCGTCCAGCAAGCTCTACACCCTCGAGATCGACGGCGAGCTGGCCAACTACCTGCGCGCCCACTTCCCGACGGTCAACATCGTCGAGGGCGATGCGCGGCAGGCGGACGCCCTGATCCCGGCGCAGTATGTCGGCAAGGTCGGGACCGTGGTGGTCGGCATTCCCATGGTGATGCTGCCGCTCGACCTCCAGCGCGAGATCGTCGACGCGATCTTCCGCATCATGCCGGCGGGCCGCCGCTTCCTGCTCTACACCTATTGCATCAACTCGCCCCTGCCGACCGAGAAGCTGGGCCTGAAGGCGGAGCGTCTGGTGTGGACGCCGCTGAACATCCCGCCGGCATCGGTCTTCGCCTACTCCAAGGCGTAA
- a CDS encoding SDR family NAD(P)-dependent oxidoreductase — protein sequence MRNPTSIVITGGSSGIGEALARFYARPGVDLALTGRDPDRLAGVAARCAALGARVRTAQVDVADRGAMAAWLADIDAAAPVDLCVANAGISAGSGQGTESEAQARRILQVNVDGVLNTLHPLIPAMRARRRGQLAIVSSLAGFRGFPGAPAYCASKAAVRIYGEALRGELWGDGVEVSVVCPGFVESRITAVNRFPMPFLMTADRAARIIAKGLERGRPRIAFPWPSYAMAWAIGVVPPSWTEMILRALPRKT from the coding sequence ATGCGCAACCCGACTTCCATTGTCATCACCGGCGGATCCAGCGGCATCGGCGAGGCGTTGGCCCGGTTCTACGCCCGGCCGGGGGTGGATCTGGCCCTGACCGGGCGCGACCCGGATCGGCTGGCCGGTGTGGCGGCCCGATGCGCCGCCCTCGGTGCCCGTGTGCGTACCGCGCAGGTCGATGTCGCCGACCGGGGCGCGATGGCGGCATGGCTGGCCGACATCGACGCGGCAGCACCCGTGGACCTGTGCGTCGCCAATGCCGGCATCTCCGCCGGATCGGGACAGGGCACGGAAAGCGAGGCGCAGGCCCGGCGCATTCTCCAGGTGAATGTCGATGGTGTGCTGAACACCCTGCATCCGCTGATCCCGGCCATGCGGGCGCGGCGGCGCGGCCAACTTGCGATCGTGTCGTCGCTCGCCGGGTTCCGGGGATTTCCCGGTGCCCCCGCCTATTGTGCTTCGAAGGCGGCCGTGCGGATCTATGGCGAAGCGTTGCGCGGCGAACTTTGGGGGGACGGCGTCGAGGTGAGCGTGGTTTGCCCCGGCTTCGTGGAAAGCCGGATAACCGCGGTGAACCGCTTTCCCATGCCGTTCCTGATGACCGCCGACCGGGCTGCGCGCATCATTGCCAAGGGGCTGGAGCGGGGACGGCCACGGATCGCCTTTCCGTGGCCGTCCTATGCCATGGCATGGGCGATCGGCGTGGTTCCGCCGTCCTGGACCGAGATGATCCTGCGCGCCCTGCCGCGGAAGACCTGA
- a CDS encoding YicC/YloC family endoribonuclease, protein MSNRSIVSSMTGFARAEGAVDAHAWAVEIKSVNGRGLDVRCRLPGGLDALEPVARSLATQKLKRGNVSITVTLNRTTEGGQIRVNRALLAELIAVAREIEGMGAAPPRVDALLTVRGVIESGNDESDTPELRARLEAAVSNGLAQAMDQLIQGRTAEGRHLAALLHGHIDEIERLTAAAAASAAAQPDALRARLKAQLDEILGAAASVPEERLAQELALAVGRSDVREELDRLRAHVDGARTLLAEGGAIGRRFDFLCQEFNREANTLCSKSADVALTRIGLDLKAAIEQLREQVQNVE, encoded by the coding sequence TTGTCCAACCGCAGCATCGTGTCCAGCATGACGGGATTCGCCCGCGCCGAGGGCGCGGTGGATGCCCATGCCTGGGCCGTCGAAATCAAGAGCGTCAACGGGCGCGGCCTTGACGTGCGCTGCCGGCTGCCGGGCGGCCTCGACGCCCTGGAGCCCGTGGCCCGATCCCTTGCCACCCAGAAGCTGAAGCGCGGGAACGTCTCGATCACGGTGACACTCAACCGGACCACCGAGGGCGGCCAGATCCGCGTCAACCGGGCGCTCCTGGCCGAGTTGATCGCGGTCGCCCGGGAAATCGAAGGCATGGGCGCCGCGCCGCCCCGTGTCGATGCACTGCTGACGGTGCGCGGCGTCATCGAAAGCGGCAACGACGAATCCGACACGCCGGAGCTGCGCGCCCGGCTGGAAGCGGCCGTCTCGAACGGCCTCGCGCAGGCCATGGACCAGCTTATCCAGGGACGAACCGCGGAGGGCCGGCACTTGGCGGCCCTGCTGCACGGTCATATCGACGAGATCGAACGCCTGACGGCCGCGGCGGCGGCATCGGCAGCCGCGCAACCGGACGCGCTGCGGGCCCGCCTGAAGGCGCAACTGGACGAGATCCTGGGCGCGGCCGCATCGGTCCCCGAAGAACGGCTGGCCCAGGAATTGGCACTGGCGGTCGGACGGAGCGACGTTCGGGAGGAACTCGACCGTCTCCGCGCCCATGTGGATGGCGCACGGACGCTGCTGGCCGAGGGCGGCGCCATCGGGCGGCGGTTCGATTTCCTGTGCCAGGAATTCAATCGCGAAGCCAATACGCTCTGCTCGAAGTCGGCCGATGTGGCGCTCACCCGCATCGGGCTCGATCTCAAGGCCGCCATCGAGCAGTTGCGCGAACAGGTTCAGAACGTGGAATGA
- the gmk gene encoding guanylate kinase, producing MTPATLQPEVIHAGVGASGPIARRGLMLVLSSPSGAGKTSISRRLLERHPDLTMSVSVTTRQKRPGEVDGVHYHFIQQDVFDGMVAAGELMEYAQVFGRSYGTPRAPVEAALGAGKDVLFDIDWQGTQQLAARAGEDLVSVFILPPSAEELERRLRGRAQDSNEEITRRMSKASNEISHWPEYEYVILNRDLDESVAQVEAILTAERLRRRRQVGLMDFVRNLRAGL from the coding sequence ATGACCCCCGCGACCCTTCAACCCGAAGTCATCCACGCCGGCGTCGGCGCCAGCGGCCCCATCGCACGGCGCGGCCTGATGCTCGTGCTGTCCTCGCCGTCGGGCGCGGGCAAGACGTCGATCTCGCGCCGTCTGCTCGAACGCCATCCCGACCTGACCATGTCGGTGTCGGTCACCACGCGCCAGAAGCGGCCGGGCGAGGTGGACGGCGTCCACTACCACTTCATCCAACAGGACGTGTTCGACGGCATGGTCGCCGCGGGCGAGCTGATGGAATACGCCCAAGTGTTCGGGCGCAGCTACGGGACCCCTCGGGCGCCGGTTGAAGCCGCCCTGGGCGCCGGCAAGGATGTGCTGTTCGACATCGACTGGCAGGGCACCCAGCAGCTCGCCGCACGGGCGGGCGAGGATCTGGTGTCGGTGTTCATCCTGCCCCCCTCGGCGGAGGAGCTTGAACGCCGCCTGCGCGGACGGGCACAGGACAGCAACGAGGAGATCACGCGGCGCATGTCCAAGGCGTCGAACGAGATCAGCCACTGGCCCGAATACGAATACGTGATCCTGAACCGCGACCTGGATGAGAGCGTCGCCCAGGTGGAAGCCATCCTGACCGCCGAACGGCTGCGCCGCCGTCGGCAGGTCGGGTTGATGGACTTCGTCCGGAACCTCCGCGCGGGGCTCTGA
- the rsmA gene encoding 16S rRNA (adenine(1518)-N(6)/adenine(1519)-N(6))-dimethyltransferase RsmA, with the protein MSIPGSDAAAGEGALPPLREVIARHGLDARKSLGQHFLLDLNLTRRIVRAAGDLNGVSVLEVGPGPGGLTRALLESDAREVVAVERDSRCIEALQDVAAAYSGRLRLVEADALGFDGAESLPAPRAVVANLPYNVGTLLLLGWLRRLDAYRSLTLMFQQEVADRIVAKPGSKAYGRLSVIAQWRADARVLFNLPARAFTPPPKVNSAVVHLTPRAAPEPAPWEAFEAVTAAAFGQRRKMLRQSLKPLGDAEALIAEAGLQPTMRAEEVDVSGFAAIARAHAARRPKAARQVPSGPVPGPPSGPPSDPQSDC; encoded by the coding sequence ATGTCGATACCCGGATCTGACGCCGCGGCCGGGGAGGGCGCGCTTCCGCCGCTGCGCGAGGTCATCGCCCGCCACGGCCTCGACGCGCGCAAGTCGCTCGGCCAGCACTTCCTTCTGGACCTGAACCTCACCCGCCGGATTGTCCGCGCGGCGGGCGATCTGAACGGTGTCTCGGTGCTGGAGGTCGGGCCGGGACCGGGCGGGCTGACCCGCGCCCTGTTGGAAAGCGACGCCCGCGAGGTGGTCGCGGTCGAGCGCGACAGCCGTTGCATCGAGGCCCTTCAGGACGTGGCGGCCGCTTATTCCGGACGGCTGCGGCTGGTCGAGGCGGACGCCTTGGGGTTCGATGGGGCCGAAAGCCTGCCGGCGCCGCGCGCGGTGGTGGCGAACCTGCCCTACAATGTCGGGACCCTGCTTCTGCTGGGGTGGCTCCGCCGGCTCGACGCCTACCGCTCGCTGACGCTCATGTTCCAGCAGGAGGTGGCGGATCGCATCGTCGCCAAGCCCGGCAGCAAGGCGTATGGGCGCCTGTCGGTGATCGCCCAGTGGCGGGCCGATGCCCGGGTGCTTTTCAACCTGCCCGCGCGGGCGTTCACGCCGCCGCCGAAGGTGAATTCGGCCGTGGTCCACCTGACGCCGCGCGCGGCACCCGAGCCGGCCCCGTGGGAGGCGTTCGAAGCCGTCACGGCGGCGGCGTTCGGGCAGCGCCGCAAGATGCTGCGCCAAAGCCTGAAGCCGCTCGGCGATGCCGAGGCGCTGATCGCGGAGGCCGGCCTTCAGCCCACCATGCGTGCGGAGGAGGTCGACGTGTCCGGCTTCGCCGCCATCGCCCGTGCCCACGCCGCCCGTAGGCCGAAGGCGGCACGGCAGGTTCCGTCGGGTCCCGTGCCCGGCCCACCGTCCGGCCCACCGTCCGACCCCCAATCCGATTGTTGA